CCGATATAACAGCGGTCTGCCTCCTTGTCAAAAGTATACTTGCGGCCTTCAGAATCGTTGTTGTTGATGTATTCCAGAGCCTGCTCGAGGGTCTCGTCCCCTTTGCATAAATGAATGTTCATATCTCTACCTTTCTGCTATCGTTTATACAATTTTCAGATATATTATCTAAATAGATTGCGTAAAATTATGTTACAATGTTAATAGCTATGAGTATGCAAAAATAAGGTGTTTTTAACACAAACCAATAACCATTATACACGTTTTTGAGGGTTGTAATAGACCCTAAATAAATTCTGATACAACATAGTACAAATAATTATAGAGGTTTTCATGGAAGAAAAAGAATTACTAGAGCTTTTAGAAGCAGTAAAAAAGGGCGAGACTAACGTGCAGGATGCAGTGCTTAAGTTAAGACAGGCGCCTTTTGAAGATATGGGCTTTGCAAGGCCTGATACGCACAGAGGCTTGAGACAGGGAGCTGCGGAGGTCATCTTCGGACAGGGCAAGACTCCTGAGCAGAATCTGATGATCGCAGAAAAGCTTTTGGAGAAAGGGCAGAAGAGCGTCCTTATCACCAGAATGTCTCAGGAAGCAGCAAACTATTTTACGGATAATAAGAAAAAAGAGATTGAGTTTACCTACGATTCTTATTGTAAGATAGGCATTGCGGGAGAGCAGATAGATCCTGAAAAGGGAGTTGGCAAGATAGTAATAGCTACAGGCGGAACGAGCGATATTCCTGTTGCAGAGGAAGCCGGCAAGACTGCGGAAATCATGGGAAACAAGGTCGTAAGGTTATACGATGTAGGTGTTGCCGGGATTCACAGACTTCTTGAGAAACACGCGATGGATGAGATCATGAGTGCCAATGTTATCATTGCGATAGCAGGTATGGAGGGAGCTCTCGCCAGCGTAGTTGGAGGACTTGCGGACTGTCCTGTTATTGCGGTTCCTACAAGTGTGGGCTATGGTGCTTCTTTTGGCGGATTGTCAGCTCTTTTATCGATGCTCAATTCATGTGCAAGCGGAGTCAGCGTTGTCAACATTGACAATGGCTTTGGGGCAGGCTACCTTGCCAGCATGATCAACAAGAAATAAACGTTTGGGAGATTTGGTATGAAAGAGTTATTAGAGCTTGCCAAGGTGTACAGAATGTCAACGGATAGCATTATTAAATACATTTACATTCCGGCATTTTGCGACAAGATCAGGAATTTATTCCATAAAGGCTGAGATGATGGCCAATAAATGACAGTTGGGGATTAAGAAAATGATAATTGAAATTAAGGAAGTTTCCAAAGCCTACGGAGAAAACAAGGTTTTGGATAACTTCAGCTTGAATATAGAGGATGAGCATTCCTACGTGATCACAGGAAAAGAGGGATGTGGCAAGACAACTCTCATGAGGCTTATCCTTAAGCTTGAAACTCCGGATGCAGGAAAAGTTGGGCTACTGGGGGATTATAAGTACCCTTTTATAAATGCAGGAGTTGTTTTTCAGGATGACAGGCTGGTTGAGAGCCTGAATGCGATCACAAATGTGACTATGGTCAGCAAGAAAATATTCAGAGAAACTGTGGCGGAAGAGCTTCTTAAATTCCTGCCGGAGGAAGCTCTCACAGTACCGGTAAAAAAGCTGTCAGAAAGCCAGCGCAGAATTGTACAGATAATAAGAGCCTGTGCTATTCCAAGTGACGTTCTCATTATGGATGAGCCATTTCTTGGAATTGATCGCGAGACTAAGCTCAAACTTATTCCGTACATCAGAAACGCTCAGGGCAAGGGCTCGCTGACGATATTTACAAGAGATACAACTGATCTGGATTTCGCACGGATCATAACACTGTGAATAATCTAGCGTCCAGTTCTTTAAAAAGAGGGAGATTAGTATGGTAACGAATGACGAAAGTATGAACCGCTTCAAACACAAGATCATGGAGGAAGTATGCCGCCTGGAATGGGAGGGGCATAACGACCAGGAGCACATTGAACAGCTTGTGCTCAAAACAATACCGGGTCCTAAGCCTGAGTATAGATGCTGCATCTATAAGGAAAGGGAAATTGTAAGACAGAGGATTAATCTGGCAATGGCCAAGAATCCGACTTACAATCCTGATTCTAATAACATAGTGCAGGTTATTGATCCTGCCTGTGATGAATGTCCTATTTCTGCATATTCAGTAACTGATAACTGCAGATTCTGTATGGGTAAGGCCTGCCTTAATTCATGTGCTTTTGGAGCTATATCACCCGGTGATACGCATATGCACATAGATCCGGCCAAGTGTAAGGAATGTGGTAAATGCGCAGCAGCCTGTCCTTATTCAGCTATTGTTCATCTGGAAAGACCTTGCAAGAAGGCCTGCCCTGTCGGAGCAATCACCTACGATGAATATGGCTACTGCAAGATTGATGAAGATAAGTGCATTCAGTGTGGCCACTGTATCCACAGCTGTCCGTTTGCCGCAATTGGCAGTAAGACCTTCCTTGTTGATATTATCAAGGAGATTAAAGCGGGAAAAGAGGTCATTGCCATGTGTGCGCCTGCTACAGAGGGACAGTTTGGTGAAGACATCTCAATGGCATCCATCAGAGAGGGACTTAAGAAGCTTGGCTTTGCGGATATGATAGAGGTAGGTCTTGGCGGAGATATGACAGCTGCCTATGAGTCCGAGGAGTGGGCTGAGGCTTACAAGGAAGGCAAGAAGATGACTACTTCCTGTTGCCCTGCTTTTATCAATATGTTAAAAAAGCACTTCCCTGAGCAATATGAGAACAACATGTCATCTACAATATCGCCTATGTGCGCAATTTCCAGATATATGAAGGCAACTCATCCAGGCTGTGTCACAGTATTTATAGGGCCGTGCATTGCCAAGAAGTCTGAAGCTCAGGATAAATCAGTCAAAGATAATGCAGATTATGTTGTAACTTACGGAGAACTTCGAGCGCTCATGAGGTCTAAGGGAGTTAAATTTGAACCTGTAGCTGATGATTATCAGGAATCATCGATCTGGGGCAAACGCTTTGCCGGAAGCGGCGGAGTTGCCAAGGCAGTTATCGAGTGTATGCAGGAGAGAGGCTTGGAAACAGGGGATATCAAGCTTCTTGCAGCACATGGAGGCCTTGAGTGTAAAAAGGCTCTTATTCTTCTCAAGATGGGCAAGCTTCCTGAGGACTTCATTGAAGGAATGGTTTGCCCTGGAGGCTGCGTAGGAGGTCCATCCAAGCACAGAGGAATCGGCGAGATTACTAAGGCAAGGGAGCAGCTGCTTTCCAAGGCGGATGACAGAAAAGTTTTGGAGAACATCAAGAACTATCCTATGGATAAATTTTCAATGCACAGGGATGGTCATATGTAAAGTTTTGGGGAAGCGAACTGTTGATCAGGGTATTTGATGAGCATATGAGGCTTAAGTCTTTATGAAAAAACAAAACCTGCTAAGTCCTTTCGCTATATTTGGATCCTTTGAAGATTCAAGGAAATTACTTATAAATTCGATAATAGTTCTTTTGACCGCCTTTTTTACAATTATGTATAACAGGCATGTAATATATGTGTCGGATACTAATTATATTGTGGCGGGCGTGGTCTATGCGTTTAAATATGTGCCTATCATTCTGGCAACTGCCCTTGGCGGGGCAGTTCCGGGAATGATGAGCGTACTTATCATTTTCTTCTATCAGTCCTTTATTTCCAGCAGTTTTTCATATCTGACGTTCATATTTCTTATAGTTGTAATTGTTGTTGATAACTTTACAAGAAGGGGCTTTTTTAAAACCTGGTTTAAAATGTCCGTTGTCATAGTTACGCTCCAGCTAATCACAGGTATTTTCTGGGGGATTATCCTGTGGCTGTTATCAGGCAAGTCTTTTAATACTATCCCGTTGATCAAACTCGTTTTTCTTTTTCTTAATGAGATGCCGGGGAGCGTTGTAGCCTGTGTCACAGTATATTTTTTATACAAGCATTTACTTGTTAAGCACAAGAGACTTGTAAATAACGGCATTTATTACATTCCGGAGGAGCTTCTGACGGAAGAAGAAAGATTTCAGCTAAACGGTCATTCCAAACTTGGAAAGGTTGTTATGAGGATCATAGTGTTTGAAGCAATTGTTCTTGGTATTTCTGCAGAGATTGCATCTAACACATTGGTTCCGACAATGAAGCATATTAATCCCAATAAGGCAGGCAACATAGTCATAGAAGAAGACTACAGCCATATTAATAATGCAGAGAAACTCGAGAGCAGGGTGAGTTTTAAGTTAAACAGGGATGCGCAAAGTGCAATAGCTTCAGAAGAGGAATACTTAAACGGATATGGCTTTAGAAATTCTCAGTTCAGTGTGAAGCTTGCCATGCTCATTTCAATCATTGTGATACCTCTTTCTGTATTTGTTAACCGCTACGCCCAGAGGAGGATTGCTGATCCTATAAGGAGTCTGTCCAAGGCTGTATCAAATATTTATAATTCAAATGATATTGAGATCAATCAAAAGGTTTCAGATGTTCATAATCTGGACATAGACACCAATGATGAGGTTGAAGAGCTGTACCATGCGATAGATCTCACCTTTTACAGGTTGATGGAATATATCGAGCTTGTTAAGACAAGGCAGAATATTGAGGATCAGCTCGAAATAGAGAAGTCAGCAAACGAGGCTAAATCAAGGTTTCTTTCAAATATTTCCCATGAGATCAGAACCCCTATCAATGCGGTTCTTGGTTTCGATGAAATGATCCTGCGTGAGAGCAGCGACGAATCTATCCTGGAATATGCCAAAGATATCCAAAGCTCAGGTAAAACTCTTTTGGCGCTTATAAATGATGTCCTTGATTTCTCCAAGATAGAAGCCGGGAAGATGGAGATAATCCCTGTAGAATATGAACTTAGCTCTGTAATAAATGACCTTGTTAACATGGCCAAGATGAGGGCAGCAGAGAAAAGGCTGGAATTTACAGTGGATGTTAATAAGGATATTCCACATATGCTGTTTGGCGATGAAGTGAGGATCAAGCAGTGTATTCTCAATATCCTGACTAATGCTGTCAAATATACAGAGGAAGGCAGTATAAACTTGAGCATTGACTATGAGGAGGCTCCGGAAGGAACTGCAGATGATACCTTGGAGGATGAGGTTAGTATAGATGACTATATCTTTTTGAAGGTCAGGGTAAAAGATACAGGAATCGGCATAAGAGAAGAGGATATAGAAAAACTCTCTGCAGCCTTCGAACGAATTGACGAAAAGAGAAACAGAACAATTGAAGGCACGGGCCTTGGAATCAATATTGTAAACAGCCTTCTTGCAATGATGGGATCAAAGCTTTGTGTTAAGAGCGTTTATGGAGAGGGATCTGAGTTTTCTTTTGACATTAAGCAAAGAGTTGTCAGCAGTGAACCCATAGGTGATTATGCGGATTCCTATAAGAATTCTGTACAGGATATGGACAGCTACAGTGAGAGCTTCCACGCTCCGGATGCAAGGATACTGATTGTTGATGACACCAAGACTAACCTCACGGTTATCGTAGGACTTCTCAAGCAGACGCAGATCCAAATAGATACAGCAATCAGCGGCTTTGAAGCTCTTGATCTTGTTAGGAATAATAAATATGACATTATTTTCCTGGATCACAGAATGCCGGAGATGGAT
The sequence above is a segment of the Butyrivibrio proteoclasticus B316 genome. Coding sequences within it:
- the larB gene encoding nickel pincer cofactor biosynthesis protein LarB, whose translation is MEEKELLELLEAVKKGETNVQDAVLKLRQAPFEDMGFARPDTHRGLRQGAAEVIFGQGKTPEQNLMIAEKLLEKGQKSVLITRMSQEAANYFTDNKKKEIEFTYDSYCKIGIAGEQIDPEKGVGKIVIATGGTSDIPVAEEAGKTAEIMGNKVVRLYDVGVAGIHRLLEKHAMDEIMSANVIIAIAGMEGALASVVGGLADCPVIAVPTSVGYGASFGGLSALLSMLNSCASGVSVVNIDNGFGAGYLASMINKK
- a CDS encoding ABC transporter ATP-binding protein, coding for MIIEIKEVSKAYGENKVLDNFSLNIEDEHSYVITGKEGCGKTTLMRLILKLETPDAGKVGLLGDYKYPFINAGVVFQDDRLVESLNAITNVTMVSKKIFRETVAEELLKFLPEEALTVPVKKLSESQRRIVQIIRACAIPSDVLIMDEPFLGIDRETKLKLIPYIRNAQGKGSLTIFTRDTTDLDFARIITL
- a CDS encoding 4Fe-4S dicluster domain-containing protein; this encodes MVTNDESMNRFKHKIMEEVCRLEWEGHNDQEHIEQLVLKTIPGPKPEYRCCIYKEREIVRQRINLAMAKNPTYNPDSNNIVQVIDPACDECPISAYSVTDNCRFCMGKACLNSCAFGAISPGDTHMHIDPAKCKECGKCAAACPYSAIVHLERPCKKACPVGAITYDEYGYCKIDEDKCIQCGHCIHSCPFAAIGSKTFLVDIIKEIKAGKEVIAMCAPATEGQFGEDISMASIREGLKKLGFADMIEVGLGGDMTAAYESEEWAEAYKEGKKMTTSCCPAFINMLKKHFPEQYENNMSSTISPMCAISRYMKATHPGCVTVFIGPCIAKKSEAQDKSVKDNADYVVTYGELRALMRSKGVKFEPVADDYQESSIWGKRFAGSGGVAKAVIECMQERGLETGDIKLLAAHGGLECKKALILLKMGKLPEDFIEGMVCPGGCVGGPSKHRGIGEITKAREQLLSKADDRKVLENIKNYPMDKFSMHRDGHM
- a CDS encoding response regulator, encoding MKKQNLLSPFAIFGSFEDSRKLLINSIIVLLTAFFTIMYNRHVIYVSDTNYIVAGVVYAFKYVPIILATALGGAVPGMMSVLIIFFYQSFISSSFSYLTFIFLIVVIVVDNFTRRGFFKTWFKMSVVIVTLQLITGIFWGIILWLLSGKSFNTIPLIKLVFLFLNEMPGSVVACVTVYFLYKHLLVKHKRLVNNGIYYIPEELLTEEERFQLNGHSKLGKVVMRIIVFEAIVLGISAEIASNTLVPTMKHINPNKAGNIVIEEDYSHINNAEKLESRVSFKLNRDAQSAIASEEEYLNGYGFRNSQFSVKLAMLISIIVIPLSVFVNRYAQRRIADPIRSLSKAVSNIYNSNDIEINQKVSDVHNLDIDTNDEVEELYHAIDLTFYRLMEYIELVKTRQNIEDQLEIEKSANEAKSRFLSNISHEIRTPINAVLGFDEMILRESSDESILEYAKDIQSSGKTLLALINDVLDFSKIEAGKMEIIPVEYELSSVINDLVNMAKMRAAEKRLEFTVDVNKDIPHMLFGDEVRIKQCILNILTNAVKYTEEGSINLSIDYEEAPEGTADDTLEDEVSIDDYIFLKVRVKDTGIGIREEDIEKLSAAFERIDEKRNRTIEGTGLGINIVNSLLAMMGSKLCVKSVYGEGSEFSFDIKQRVVSSEPIGDYADSYKNSVQDMDSYSESFHAPDARILIVDDTKTNLTVIVGLLKQTQIQIDTAISGFEALDLVRNNKYDIIFLDHRMPEMDGIQTFHAMKEMDNNASIDTPVIALTANAISGSREMYYKEGFDNYMSKPVDPGKLEEMILTYLPAEKVIRPGDEGFVSNAIENDEAEKQALQELLRIPGIDIEMAIERCGSADAAKDVMKDFYMAINERASLIERYEKEGDIKNYTIYVHGLKSSARAIGAIELGDQAEYLEKCGNENLTDEIHELTPELLELYRSYLSKLEILNQEDDSNKEEIDIEELENAYASIKEFVSASFFDSADDIMKMLEEYRIPAAYKQKHEEVKRLMAAVDRDGLLNIL